From Loxodonta africana isolate mLoxAfr1 chromosome 2, mLoxAfr1.hap2, whole genome shotgun sequence, the proteins below share one genomic window:
- the LOC100670104 gene encoding olfactory receptor 6M1-like, translating to MYMTSLIGNTMIILLVCVDYRLYSPMYFFIANLSFLEVTITSTVVPKMLANTFSLSKVISFAGCLTQSFFYFLLGSTEFFILAVMSFDRYVAICNPLRYTIIMNKQTCMFLLLGSYVGAFLSILVSSILTAPLPFCGTNVINHFFCDSAPVLKLACADISLVELADFISSAVLLLGSLLLTGVSYTYIVVTILRIPSVQGQQKAFSTCVSHITVVTLYYGSSIFIYVRPEKGNVMDVNKFATVLNTVVTPMLNPFIYSLRNEKVKESLRDVFKKYVGRLTNLSSQK from the coding sequence aTGTACATGACGTCTCTGATTGGCAACACCATGATTATCCTTTTGGTGTGTGTTGACTATCGTCTGTACTCACCTATGTACTTCTTTATAGCCAACCTTTCTTTCCTTGAAGTCACCATCACCTCCACAGTGGTGCCAAAGATGCTAGCCAACACTTTTTCACTCAGCAAAGTAATATCTTTTGCAGGATGTCTTACACAGTCTTTCTTCTACTTCCTCCTGGGATCCACAGAATTCTTCATCCTAGCTGTCATGTCCTTTGACCGATACGTTGCCATCTGTAACCCACTGAGGTATACCATCATCATGAACAAACAGACATGTATGTTCTTGCTTCTGGGATCCTATGTGGGTGCATTTTTGTCAATTTTGGTATCATCAATCTTAACTGCACCTCTGCCCTTTTGTGGGACAAATGTAATCAATCATTTCTTCTGTGACAGTGCCCCAGTGCTAAAGCTAGCCTGTGCAGATATTTCACTGGTTGAGCTGGCTGACTTCATCTCCTCTGCTGTATTGCTCTTGGGCTCCCTGCTGCTGACAGGAGTGTCTTACACCTACATTGTTGTTACTATCCTTAGGATTCCTTCTGTCCAGGGACAGCagaaggccttctccacctgtgttTCCCACATCACAGTGGTTACACTTTATTATGGGAGCTCCATCTTCATCTACGTCCGCCCAGAAAAGGGCAATGTTATGGATGTTAACAAATTTGCCACAGTGCTGAACACTGTTGTAACACCAATGCTGAACCCTTTCATCTACAGCCTCCGAAATGAGAAGGTCAAAGAATCTCTGAGAGATGTCTTCAAAAAATATGTAGGTAGGTTAACAAATTTAAGTTCTCAAAAATGA